AGTGTCGCGTTTGAAATCCAGGGTCTCCGCGCGGATGCCGTAGAGGAGCGCCGTCGCGACCTCCTCGGAGACGTTCATATCGAACTCCTGGATGTACTTCGTCATGATCGTCGACGTCGAGGACATGTTCGGCCGGATGTCGACGAATTCGGGTTCGAACTCCTCTTCCGGCTCGTGGTGGTCGATGACGACGTCGACGGGCAGATCCATCTCGCCGGAGGTCGCGTGGTCGACTAAGGCGACGGTGTCGTAGACCGCGTGGTCCTCGATCTCGTCCCACTGAACCAGATCGATCCCCAGCAGGTTGACGAACGCTCTGTTCTCCTGGTGGCCAACGTCGCCCAAGTAGATGATGTCCGACTCGATCCCGAGGTGGCTCGCGATTGCCTGCAGGGCCGCCGCCGACGCGATCGAGTCCGGGTCGGGGCTGTCCTGAGTGACGATCGCCAGCCGCGTCGAGGTCTCCTCCAACAGCTGGGCGAGCTTCCCCGCGTTGTACTCGAGTTCGCCCGACTCGAGGGCGCGAAGGGCGGACTCAGCGATCACCGAAGAAGGGTTGATGACGATGTCGGCGCCGAGTTCCTCGAGTTCGTCCCCGGAGACGGGGTCGCTCGCGCGGGCGACGACGAACTGGGTGTCGTCGATCTCGCGGATGTGCTCGACGGCGCGTTTGTTCGATTCGACGTCCGAGGCGAGGATGAGGACGACGTCCCGGTCAGCGACGAGATCGGCGGCTTCCGGCTCGCGAATGTCGGCGGTGCGGGCGTCTAAGTCCTGATCGCGCAGCGATTCGACGCGGCTCTCGTCACGGTCGACGATGAGGACGTCCTTCCCCTGCTCGACGAGTTCTTCCGCGACCGCGTAGCCGACGCTTCCACAGCCGAGGATCGCGTAGTCAGAGATCGACGAGATCGTAACCCCCGTACTCATTACATCTGTGGTCGGAGCGACCACACTTAACGCTCCCGAAGATCCTTATTCCGCGCGGTCGCGGGATCTAGCGGACTCGAGGGCGGTCTCGCGATGTGTGTTCGTCCCTACCACGACGCAATCCAAAGGAAACGTATTTTAACGGCCGACGAAAAGTCATAGGTACAGGGCCGGTAGCTCAGTCCGGCAGAGCGTCTGACTCTTAATCAGACGGTCGCGTGTTCAAATCGCGCCCGGCCCGCTTCTGCTCTTACGCTTTCAGAGTACAGAGCAATCGCTAGCAGGCGTAGAGTTGAGTCTGCGCTGGCGAGCATTCTGCGAATCGTTGCGCAACGAAACGTTTGTCGGGAGAGAGTCGTCTTACGATTCAATGGCGTATGTGTTAACACTGTAAGCGCCGCCACACGATTGCGCGCCGTCTTGGATTATCGGCGCGTCACCGCGTATCTGCGGGTTCGACGACTCGCCCGCAGTTCGGCCCGGACGACGGGGGTGTCCGCAACTCTTCTTCCATAGTACTACTTAGATTGCCTGCAGCACCCGCGTTCCTCTGGACCGCGCGACTCATCCGTGACTTAACCAGAGGGGGTCCACCCCGGGTACACCAGAACTGAAGCCGAACTCTGGCAAAAACGGGTATCACAAGTTGATTGCCTCTTGAGGGCACAGAGAGTCGTTCAGGTTGGCTTCCAGTTTCTGACGTAGAGATTAGTTTAGTCTCTGTAACTCGTGTCGAGTCTGATCCTGAAACGGCTGTAGACGACGTTTGAAATGCGCTTTCGGAGATGCCCCAGTAATTTCGGTTAGTGCGTTCACAAACCCGGATAGTAGCGACGTCAAACATTGAGCAGGGAAACATATTTATCCACAAAAGAAAAATGCCAACCTAACTTCGGCTGCGGCCTCATTCCCTTCGTGCATCGTTCGGGTGTTATTCGTCGGCGGGATCGGTTCGACCACACCGCGTTTTGGATAGTGAACGCGCTTCGGTTGGTGACCATCCCCGAAGGAATGAGGCCGGAGAGGTGAAATTATGACATCGAAATTCAACCTCCCCTGTTCGGCGTGTGGCGGTGACCTCCGAGAAGTAACGATCGAGTTCCACGAGCTGGGGACGAACGTTGAAACAGATGCCTCTGTTCTCGTCGTTGAATGTCGAATCTGCGGTGAACGTCACTATCCTGAACGAACGCTTGCTACCGTGAGGGGACACACAGCACGGGGTCGTGAGCGGTGCGCTACCGAAAGAGATCACAGACACAACCAATTATGAATCACTCTCGGACAAATACCCGAACGAACGAAGCACTCATCGATTTAGAAGGAATTCCCGAAACCGTCCCGGAGGGAGCAGCGCTCTGTATCGCAAAACCGGCACCGCTTACTGAATCTGCCCTTCCGCTGCACATCACGAACCGATACGCAGACGGGGAAGACTGTCGAATTATTACTACCTCGTCGGTCACTGCGGAGGAAACGATTCGACAGGAACAGCAGGTGGCAGCAACAGCAGACCACCGTCTCGAAATCATTGATACGACTGCTGACGAACACCTCGAAGCCCTCTACCAAGAAAACCCCATTATTTCGATTCCTCGTTCGGGTGACCTGACGCAAGTCACGCTTGCTCTCTGGGATCTCGAAGAATCATTCTCTAAAACCCACCCGACACACGTGGTTCTTCGATCGCTGACGCCGATTCTCAACGACTCGTCTATCGAAGGAGTCCGTAACGTGCTCGAAAACGTAATCGAACACCAGCGGTCCCGTTCCTGTCTCACCATCTTCAGCGTTGAGTATACGGAGCACAGCGAACCGACGATGGCTGCACCAGAGAGCCTCGTTGACGGAGTCGTATGGGTTGAACAAACGTCGAACGACGAACTTCAACTCGACTATCACCGAACTCGGAATACAGATCGGTAGGATAGCTATTGATTTTGGGAAATCCGATTCAAAACGGGATTTTTGTTCTGTTTATCCGTTCGAAACCTCAGTTCAAATTTCTCAAATCTCTCGTCTCGTTCAATTTCGATCGCGGTTACTTTCCTGCCATCAGCAGGGTCAGATTCTACTGAGAGCCGTTCAGGGTAATACTGATCGACGAGATTGAACTGCCGTTAGACCACTATCGGTCTTGGAGGACTGCTGCTATAAATACGAGTAGCCCCGCACAGCCGGTGCTGTGCGGGGCGTGATGATGTAGTATGAGTGGGTGGCGGCGAATCGGGTCTCCCA
Above is a genomic segment from Haloterrigena salifodinae containing:
- a CDS encoding DHH family phosphoesterase; amino-acid sequence: MSTGVTISSISDYAILGCGSVGYAVAEELVEQGKDVLIVDRDESRVESLRDQDLDARTADIREPEAADLVADRDVVLILASDVESNKRAVEHIREIDDTQFVVARASDPVSGDELEELGADIVINPSSVIAESALRALESGELEYNAGKLAQLLEETSTRLAIVTQDSPDPDSIASAAALQAIASHLGIESDIIYLGDVGHQENRAFVNLLGIDLVQWDEIEDHAVYDTVALVDHATSGEMDLPVDVVIDHHEPEEEFEPEFVDIRPNMSSTSTIMTKYIQEFDMNVSEEVATALLYGIRAETLDFKRDTTPADLTAAAYLYPFANHDTLEQVESPSMSPETLDVLAEAITNRDVQGSHLVSNAGFVRDREALTQAASHLLNLEGVTTTAVFGIADETIFLAGRSKDIRINIGKVLEDAYGEMGETAGHSTQASAEIPLGIFTGIEISDDTRDTLLDLTEEAVKRTLFDAMGVEGGSSEGSNGN
- a CDS encoding DUF7504 family protein; this encodes MNHSRTNTRTNEALIDLEGIPETVPEGAALCIAKPAPLTESALPLHITNRYADGEDCRIITTSSVTAEETIRQEQQVAATADHRLEIIDTTADEHLEALYQENPIISIPRSGDLTQVTLALWDLEESFSKTHPTHVVLRSLTPILNDSSIEGVRNVLENVIEHQRSRSCLTIFSVEYTEHSEPTMAAPESLVDGVVWVEQTSNDELQLDYHRTRNTDR